A window of the Polaribacter sp. HaHaR_3_91 genome harbors these coding sequences:
- a CDS encoding zinc-dependent metalloprotease: MKKTLLLLLLSIFTISNSLEAQRKSKDKKKENSEAKTSKAKLPKYSDFVNKDTKTDDGLFKVHTNKDEFIYEIPKSYLGKEMLLVTRLKDIPAGLGGGYVNAGSKINTQVVVWEHYKNKILLKVKSYDAIANDSLPIFKSVKSNNLEPIIYSFDIKTQNTDSTTVLVDVTKFFSSDVKAISGLSSRFRKTYKVKRLDATRSFINSIKSFPENIEVVQNFTFEADEPPSNRSTNTITLHVNQSMILLPEEPMMPRISDKRVGYFSIGNVDYSSEALKADSKRYIRRWRLEPKDVEAYNRGELVEPIKPIVYYLDPATPEKLRKDIKQGVDDWAKVFETAGFKNAIMAKMPPTKEEDPDFSMEDVRYSSIRYVASTTRNATGPSVSDPRSGEILESDIIWYHNHLRSYRNRYLLETGAANPSARTLDTPAEDIGEMMRMVISHEVGHALGLPHNMAASYAYPVDSLRSGSFTQKNGIAATIMDYARYNYVAQPGDKDVRFVRQLGPYDHYAINWGYRVVPNANTPEDEVKTLDKWIEDKADNPIYRFGGQRFDPSAQTEGIGNDQVKASTYGVKNLKIVAKNLPSWTSDQTNNYEDLGELYGELLSVWGRYSGHVVGNIGGVYEFNKKPSQTGDIYVPVTKAKQKESMAWLQANVFKTQNWLLDKNILNKIEETGYTDKLAGYQNRFLSTLLNYQTLNRMIEAEVIQDEFYAASDMIKDLRKGVFSETNATKNVDLQRRTLQKSYIDKMKNLMDNEESKNNDISSIVRGELEALKYQVNTASKRAVNTITKYHYKDCYAKINEILNPKK, from the coding sequence ATGAAAAAAACACTACTCTTATTATTACTTTCTATTTTTACAATTTCTAATTCTCTTGAAGCTCAACGAAAATCAAAAGATAAAAAGAAAGAAAATTCAGAAGCTAAAACGAGCAAAGCAAAACTCCCAAAATATTCAGATTTTGTAAACAAAGACACAAAAACTGATGATGGATTATTTAAAGTACATACTAATAAAGATGAATTTATTTACGAAATTCCCAAATCTTACTTAGGTAAAGAAATGTTATTAGTTACTAGACTAAAAGACATACCTGCTGGTTTAGGCGGTGGTTACGTAAATGCTGGTTCTAAAATTAACACCCAAGTAGTGGTTTGGGAACATTATAAAAATAAAATTTTATTAAAAGTAAAATCTTATGATGCCATAGCAAATGATTCTTTACCAATTTTTAAATCTGTAAAATCGAACAACTTAGAACCTATTATTTATTCTTTCGATATTAAAACACAAAACACAGATTCAACAACTGTGTTAGTTGATGTTACAAAATTCTTTTCTTCGGATGTAAAAGCTATCTCTGGTTTATCATCAAGATTTAGAAAAACCTACAAAGTAAAAAGGTTAGATGCTACTAGAAGCTTTATCAATAGTATTAAGAGTTTTCCAGAAAACATAGAAGTAGTACAAAATTTTACTTTTGAAGCAGATGAACCACCAAGTAACAGAAGTACAAACACAATTACTTTACATGTTAATCAATCTATGATTTTATTACCAGAAGAACCAATGATGCCAAGAATATCTGACAAAAGAGTTGGTTATTTTTCTATTGGAAATGTAGATTATAGTTCAGAAGCTTTAAAAGCTGATAGCAAAAGATATATTAGACGTTGGAGACTAGAACCAAAAGATGTTGAAGCGTATAATCGCGGAGAATTAGTTGAGCCAATTAAACCAATTGTGTATTACTTAGATCCTGCAACGCCAGAAAAACTAAGAAAAGACATAAAACAAGGTGTTGATGATTGGGCTAAAGTTTTTGAAACTGCTGGTTTTAAAAATGCAATTATGGCAAAAATGCCACCTACAAAAGAAGAAGACCCAGACTTTAGTATGGAAGATGTTCGTTATTCTTCTATTAGATATGTAGCAAGTACCACAAGAAACGCAACAGGACCAAGTGTTTCAGACCCTCGTTCTGGAGAGATACTAGAAAGTGATATTATTTGGTATCACAACCATTTACGTTCTTACAGAAATAGATATTTATTAGAAACCGGAGCAGCAAATCCGTCTGCAAGAACCTTAGACACGCCTGCAGAAGATATTGGAGAAATGATGCGTATGGTAATTTCTCACGAAGTTGGTCATGCTTTAGGTTTACCACATAATATGGCTGCAAGTTATGCCTATCCTGTAGATTCTTTACGTTCTGGAAGTTTTACTCAGAAAAACGGAATTGCAGCAACCATTATGGATTATGCTCGTTACAATTACGTAGCACAACCTGGTGATAAGGATGTAAGATTTGTTAGACAATTAGGCCCTTATGATCATTATGCAATTAATTGGGGATATAGAGTTGTGCCAAATGCAAATACTCCTGAAGACGAAGTAAAAACTTTAGATAAATGGATTGAAGATAAAGCAGATAACCCAATTTATAGATTTGGTGGACAACGTTTTGATCCTTCTGCACAAACTGAAGGAATTGGAAATGACCAGGTAAAAGCAAGTACTTATGGAGTTAAAAACTTAAAAATTGTAGCTAAAAATCTTCCAAGTTGGACATCAGATCAAACAAACAATTACGAAGATTTAGGTGAATTATACGGAGAGTTATTAAGCGTTTGGGGAAGATATTCTGGACATGTTGTTGGTAATATTGGTGGTGTTTACGAGTTTAATAAAAAACCATCTCAAACTGGTGATATTTATGTTCCTGTTACAAAAGCAAAGCAAAAAGAATCAATGGCTTGGTTACAAGCAAATGTTTTTAAAACGCAAAATTGGTTACTAGATAAAAATATTTTAAACAAGATTGAAGAAACTGGTTATACAGACAAACTTGCAGGTTATCAAAATAGGTTTTTAAGCACTTTATTAAATTACCAAACTTTAAATAGAATGATAGAAGCAGAAGTAATTCAAGATGAATTTTATGCAGCATCAGACATGATTAAAGATTTAAGAAAAGGTGTTTTTTCTGAAACCAATGCAACTAAAAACGTTGACTTACAAAGAAGAACTCTTCAAAAATCATATATTGATAAAATGAAGAATTTAATGGATAATGAAGAGTCTAAAAATAACGACATCTCTTCTATTGTAAGAGGAGAATTAGAAGCTTTAAAATACCAAGTAAACACAGCAAGTAAAAGAGCTGTTAACACAATTACAAAATATCATTATAAAGATTGTTATGCTAAAATTAATGAAATCTTAAATCCTAAGAAATAA
- a CDS encoding thiamine pyrophosphate-dependent enzyme, with protein MLQETPIDNKQKLSFQDFKTEVLNDYKIAKISRECSLLGRREVLTGKAKFGIFGDGKEVPQLAMAKAFKLGDFRSGYYRDQTFMMAIGELTPQQFFAGLYAHTDIKAEPMSAGRQMGGHFTTHSLNEDGSWKDLTKQYNSSADISPTAGQMPRLLGLAQASKIYRTEKSVQHKSKFSTNGNEVAWGTIGNASTSEGLFFETINAAGVLQVPMLMSVWDDEYGISVHAKHQTTKESISEILKGFQREHNKAGYEIFVVNGWDYVQLVDTYNKAAKIAREEHVPVLIHVKELTQPQGHSTSGSHERYKGKKRLNWEKEHDCITKMRNWILDFELETESGETLRFVESEEDLIILEKEAKKEVLSAKRNAWNTFINEIKTEVNTACQLLDKVAEKSKNSSFINKHKKDLISIVEPSRKDVLSATRKTLRYLSDENFAEKILLQNFIKNALKSASEKFSSYLYSESSLSALNVPEKKPVYSDSKTLVDARIIMRDNFDAILKKHPEVIIFGEDAGFIGDVNQGLEGLQEKYGEIRVADTGIREATIIGQGIGLAMRGLRPIAEIQYLDYLLYALQIMSDDLATLHYRTFGKQKAPLIIRTRGHRLEGIWHAGSPMGGIINNVRGIHVLVPRNMTKAAGFYNTLLEGDEPALVIECLNGYRLKEELPVNLGEYKTQIGVVEIVKEGTDLTVVSYGSTLRIVEEVAKELLQADINIEIIDAQSLLPFDLHHDCVKSLEKTNKLLIVDEDLPGGASAYLLQEIVEKQNGYMFLDSKPATLTAKEHRTAYGTDGDYFSKPSAEDIYEKIYEIMNEANPNKHKSLY; from the coding sequence ATGTTGCAAGAAACACCTATAGATAATAAACAAAAACTATCTTTTCAAGACTTTAAAACAGAAGTTTTAAATGATTATAAAATAGCTAAAATTAGTAGAGAGTGCAGTTTATTAGGTCGTAGAGAAGTTTTAACAGGTAAGGCTAAATTCGGTATTTTTGGTGACGGAAAAGAAGTTCCGCAACTAGCAATGGCTAAGGCATTTAAGTTAGGAGATTTTAGATCTGGTTATTACAGAGACCAAACTTTTATGATGGCTATCGGAGAGTTAACTCCACAACAATTCTTTGCAGGTTTATACGCACACACAGATATAAAAGCAGAACCTATGTCCGCTGGTAGACAAATGGGTGGTCATTTTACAACACACAGTTTAAATGAAGATGGCAGCTGGAAAGACCTAACAAAACAATACAACTCTAGTGCAGATATTTCACCTACAGCAGGCCAAATGCCCCGTTTATTAGGTTTAGCACAAGCTTCTAAAATATACAGAACAGAAAAAAGCGTACAACATAAATCTAAATTTTCTACAAACGGAAATGAAGTTGCTTGGGGTACTATTGGTAATGCTAGTACTAGTGAAGGTTTATTTTTTGAAACCATAAACGCAGCTGGTGTTTTACAAGTACCTATGCTAATGAGTGTTTGGGATGATGAATACGGAATTTCTGTACACGCGAAACATCAAACTACAAAAGAAAGCATATCAGAAATTTTAAAAGGATTTCAGAGAGAACATAACAAAGCTGGTTACGAAATATTTGTGGTAAACGGTTGGGATTATGTACAATTAGTAGACACATATAATAAAGCGGCAAAAATTGCCAGAGAAGAACACGTACCTGTTTTAATTCACGTAAAAGAATTAACGCAACCACAAGGTCATTCTACTTCTGGATCTCACGAAAGATATAAAGGTAAGAAAAGACTAAATTGGGAGAAAGAACACGATTGCATTACAAAAATGCGAAACTGGATTTTAGACTTCGAATTAGAAACTGAATCAGGAGAAACTTTACGCTTTGTAGAATCTGAAGAAGATCTTATTATTTTAGAAAAAGAAGCAAAAAAAGAAGTTTTAAGTGCAAAAAGAAATGCTTGGAATACTTTTATTAATGAAATAAAAACAGAAGTAAACACTGCCTGTCAATTATTAGACAAAGTTGCTGAAAAAAGTAAAAACAGTAGCTTTATCAACAAACATAAAAAAGATTTAATTTCGATTGTAGAACCTAGTAGAAAAGATGTTTTATCTGCTACTAGAAAAACACTACGATATTTAAGTGATGAAAATTTTGCAGAAAAAATATTACTTCAAAATTTTATAAAAAACGCTTTAAAAAGTGCCTCTGAAAAATTTTCTTCATATTTATATAGTGAATCAAGCCTTAGTGCATTAAACGTTCCTGAAAAGAAACCTGTATATTCTGATAGTAAAACATTAGTAGATGCACGGATAATTATGAGAGATAATTTTGATGCTATTCTTAAAAAACATCCAGAAGTAATTATTTTTGGAGAAGATGCTGGTTTTATTGGTGATGTAAACCAAGGATTGGAAGGGCTTCAAGAAAAATATGGTGAAATAAGAGTTGCAGATACAGGTATTAGAGAAGCAACAATTATAGGACAAGGTATTGGTTTAGCAATGCGTGGCCTGCGCCCTATTGCAGAAATACAATATCTAGATTATTTATTGTACGCTTTACAAATAATGAGCGACGATTTAGCAACACTACATTACAGAACTTTCGGTAAACAAAAAGCCCCCTTAATTATTAGAACTCGTGGTCACAGACTAGAAGGTATTTGGCACGCAGGCTCTCCAATGGGCGGAATTATAAATAATGTTAGAGGAATTCATGTTTTAGTGCCTAGAAACATGACAAAAGCAGCTGGTTTTTACAATACTTTACTAGAAGGTGATGAGCCTGCATTAGTAATAGAATGTTTAAACGGTTACCGATTAAAAGAAGAATTGCCTGTAAATTTAGGTGAATACAAAACACAAATAGGTGTTGTAGAAATAGTGAAAGAAGGAACAGATTTAACGGTTGTTTCTTACGGATCTACCTTAAGAATTGTAGAAGAAGTAGCTAAAGAATTACTGCAAGCAGATATTAACATAGAAATTATAGATGCACAAAGCTTACTACCTTTCGACTTGCATCATGATTGTGTAAAAAGCTTAGAGAAAACGAATAAATTATTAATCGTTGATGAAGATTTACCTGGTGGAGCTTCTGCTTATCTTCTACAAGAAATCGTAGAAAAACAAAATGGTTATATGTTTTTAGATAGCAAACCTGCAACTTTAACTGCTAAAGAACACAGAACAGCATACGGTACAGACGGAGATTATTTTTCAAAACCATCTGCAGAGGATATTTACGAGAAAATCTATGAAATTATGAATGAAGCAAATCCTAATAAACATAAAAGTTTGTATTAA
- a CDS encoding aminopeptidase — translation MFSQQNSISIKSKLDTKKDELKIQQEIVFNNPSDSILTKVYLHNWANSYRDRKTPLSKRFIKDFRKDLYFAKPQELGSSTIKSLSVDFENVYFKELDKQADIIEIDLDKPLHPNSKITISITYIVKTPSARFTKYGKTKTGYHLRNWYLTPAIYDNGWQLMSNLNLDDLYEKGTDFKIEIDVPKDLIVESNLYQYKTKKENTNSYYLVGKNKTDVILGINKTKQLKTYNTKTVTVHTDVFSKELDYNLTTSILNREILFIQKYLGKYPHLEIFIDKATQNKNPIYGLNQLPNFLRPFSDTFKWDVTMFKALTKRYIENTLLLNKRKDYWLIDGIQNYLMIEYVEEYYPEVKLLGKVSNSWLVKGFNISKLDFNDKYPFVYQFTARKFLDQALNTSADSLSNFNRKIVSKYKAGLGFRFLKGYLGDSILNQTIQEFYQNNQLKITSSTHFNKLLSSKTTKDLDWFFNDFVKTNKKIDHKIESVKKEKDSISVTIKNKRNITTPLALYAIKDEEIKLKKWIADVDSTKTVKFKKGDYDTFVLNYENLYPELNTLNNWKTVDKKILNKPLKFSFLKDISSPNFNQVFYQPDINYNFYNGLILGVKLHNKPLIKRNFEFKIAPYYATKSNTVIGSFSLLYNQFFEKTKIYKVAYGLAGGTSDYAPNLSYKSLTPYVDITFKRKTLRDISSEYLRAKLIHIDKEIAPDAIRTDQDNYSVLSLSYNYSNPDIIKEFRYSFSTEFAKKFSKATLDLRFRTLTTTDTQLDFRFFAGVFFNNKTEGDYFSFGLDRSNDYLFQLNYLGRSESSGFFSQQYIINEGGFKSVLPTRFANQFMVSNNSSIGLWRWIEVYNDVAFLKNKNQPLYFAYENGIRFNFVHEIFEIYFPLYSNNGWEISQNAYPEKIRFSLSADVKSIYNFFKRGFL, via the coding sequence GTGTTTTCACAGCAGAACTCTATCAGCATAAAATCTAAATTAGATACCAAAAAAGACGAGCTTAAAATTCAACAAGAAATTGTTTTTAATAACCCATCAGACTCTATATTAACTAAAGTTTATCTTCATAATTGGGCAAATAGTTACAGAGACAGAAAAACGCCATTATCTAAACGTTTTATTAAGGATTTTAGAAAAGATTTATACTTTGCAAAACCACAAGAATTAGGTTCATCTACCATAAAAAGTCTTTCTGTCGATTTTGAAAATGTCTATTTTAAAGAATTAGACAAACAAGCAGACATCATAGAAATAGATCTTGACAAACCATTACATCCAAATTCAAAAATCACTATATCTATAACATATATTGTAAAAACACCCAGTGCTCGTTTTACAAAATATGGAAAAACAAAAACAGGTTATCATCTTAGGAATTGGTATTTAACACCTGCTATTTACGACAATGGCTGGCAATTAATGAGTAATTTAAATTTAGATGATTTATACGAAAAAGGGACTGATTTTAAAATAGAAATAGATGTACCCAAAGATTTAATAGTAGAATCTAACTTATATCAATATAAAACAAAAAAAGAAAATACAAACAGTTACTATTTAGTTGGAAAAAATAAAACCGATGTTATTCTTGGAATCAACAAAACAAAACAACTAAAAACCTATAATACAAAAACAGTTACTGTACATACAGATGTTTTCTCTAAAGAATTAGATTACAATTTAACAACAAGTATCTTAAATAGAGAAATCCTTTTTATTCAAAAATACTTAGGAAAATATCCTCATTTAGAAATTTTTATTGACAAAGCTACTCAAAATAAAAATCCAATCTATGGTTTAAATCAATTACCTAATTTCTTACGTCCATTTTCCGATACTTTTAAATGGGACGTTACTATGTTTAAAGCACTTACAAAAAGGTATATAGAAAATACTTTACTCTTAAACAAAAGAAAAGATTACTGGCTAATAGACGGTATACAAAACTATTTAATGATCGAATATGTAGAGGAATATTATCCAGAAGTAAAACTTCTAGGTAAAGTTTCTAACTCTTGGCTTGTAAAAGGATTTAATATTTCTAAATTAGATTTTAATGATAAATACCCTTTTGTATACCAATTTACAGCTCGTAAATTTTTAGATCAAGCATTAAATACTTCTGCAGATTCTCTTTCAAATTTTAATAGAAAAATTGTTAGTAAATACAAAGCTGGCTTAGGTTTTCGTTTTTTAAAAGGATATTTAGGTGATAGTATTTTAAACCAAACAATTCAAGAGTTTTATCAGAATAACCAATTAAAAATTACTTCAAGTACTCATTTTAACAAATTACTTTCTTCTAAGACTACTAAAGATTTAGATTGGTTTTTTAATGATTTTGTAAAGACCAATAAAAAAATAGATCATAAGATTGAAAGCGTAAAAAAAGAAAAAGACAGTATTTCTGTAACCATTAAAAATAAAAGAAATATTACGACTCCTTTAGCTCTTTACGCCATAAAAGACGAAGAAATTAAATTAAAAAAATGGATAGCAGACGTTGACAGTACTAAGACAGTAAAGTTTAAAAAAGGAGACTACGATACTTTTGTATTAAATTATGAAAATTTATATCCAGAATTAAACACTTTGAATAACTGGAAAACAGTTGATAAAAAAATCCTGAACAAACCTCTAAAGTTTTCATTTTTAAAAGACATAAGCAGCCCAAATTTTAATCAAGTTTTTTACCAACCCGATATAAATTATAATTTTTACAATGGTTTAATTCTTGGGGTAAAATTACACAACAAACCGCTGATAAAAAGAAATTTTGAATTTAAAATAGCTCCATATTATGCTACAAAAAGTAATACAGTAATTGGAAGCTTCTCTTTACTTTATAATCAATTTTTTGAAAAAACAAAAATATACAAAGTAGCTTACGGTTTGGCTGGAGGCACCTCTGATTACGCACCTAACTTATCATATAAATCTCTTACCCCTTATGTAGACATCACTTTTAAAAGAAAAACATTAAGAGACATTTCATCAGAATATTTAAGAGCAAAATTAATTCATATAGATAAAGAAATTGCACCTGACGCTATAAGAACAGACCAAGATAACTACAGTGTTCTTAGCTTAAGTTACAATTACTCTAACCCAGATATTATTAAAGAGTTTAGGTACAGCTTTAGCACAGAGTTTGCTAAAAAGTTTTCTAAAGCCACATTAGATCTTAGATTTAGAACCTTAACAACAACAGATACTCAATTAGACTTTAGGTTTTTTGCGGGTGTGTTTTTTAATAATAAAACAGAAGGAGATTATTTTAGTTTTGGCTTAGATAGAAGTAATGACTACCTATTTCAATTAAATTATTTAGGAAGATCTGAAAGCTCTGGTTTCTTTAGCCAACAATACATTATTAACGAAGGTGGTTTTAAATCTGTATTACCTACTAGATTTGCTAATCAATTTATGGTTTCTAATAATTCTAGCATTGGTTTATGGAGATGGATAGAGGTTTATAATGATGTCGCTTTCTTAAAAAATAAAAATCAGCCTCTGTATTTTGCCTATGAAAACGGAATCCGTTTCAACTTTGTACACGAGATCTTCGAAATTTATTTCCCACTATACTCCAACAACGGTTGGGAAATATCTCAGAATGCTTATCCAGAAAAAATAAGATTCTCATTATCTGCTGATGTAAAATCTATTTACAACTTTTTTAAGAGAGGATTTTTGTAA
- a CDS encoding TIGR00730 family Rossman fold protein: MTSDDRKIKEKLQTKTWNEIKTNDSWAIFKIMAEFVDGYERLSKIGPSVSIFGSARTKPDHPYYKLAEEVAFQLTRNGYGVITGGGPGIMEAGNKGAHRGKGSSVGLNIELPFEQHDNPWIDQGKSLDFDYFFVRKVMFVKYSQGFVVMPGGFGTMDELFEAITLIQTHKIGRFPIILVGTKFWGGLLDWIKNTLLEEGNISEKDLDLFRLVDTAEEAIEHLNNFYDKYHFKPNF; encoded by the coding sequence ATGACAAGTGATGATAGAAAAATAAAAGAAAAATTACAAACAAAAACCTGGAACGAGATAAAAACAAACGATTCTTGGGCTATTTTTAAAATAATGGCAGAGTTTGTAGATGGTTATGAGCGTTTAAGCAAAATTGGCCCATCAGTATCTATTTTTGGATCTGCAAGAACAAAACCAGATCATCCATATTATAAATTAGCAGAAGAAGTTGCTTTTCAATTAACTCGCAACGGTTACGGTGTAATTACTGGTGGTGGACCAGGAATTATGGAAGCAGGAAATAAAGGAGCTCACAGAGGAAAAGGAAGTTCTGTAGGTTTAAATATTGAATTGCCTTTTGAACAGCATGACAACCCATGGATTGACCAAGGGAAAAGTTTAGATTTCGATTACTTTTTTGTACGTAAAGTAATGTTCGTAAAATACTCGCAAGGTTTTGTAGTAATGCCTGGTGGTTTTGGTACTATGGATGAGCTTTTTGAAGCCATTACACTAATACAAACCCATAAAATTGGTCGTTTTCCTATTATTTTAGTCGGAACAAAATTCTGGGGTGGTTTATTAGATTGGATAAAAAACACTCTTTTAGAAGAAGGAAATATTAGCGAAAAGGATTTAGACCTTTTTAGATTGGTAGATACTGCAGAGGAAGCTATCGAACATCTTAATAATTTTTACGATAAATATCATTTTAAGCCTAATTTCTAA